A region of Dermochelys coriacea isolate rDerCor1 chromosome 1, rDerCor1.pri.v4, whole genome shotgun sequence DNA encodes the following proteins:
- the NUDT4 gene encoding diphosphoinositol polyphosphate phosphohydrolase 2 isoform X5: MKRRVDWSNKNVWAAAPRSRTTREIPSEVAIDTGTSNELHKAGVKGKLGRLLGIFENQDRKHRTYVYVLTVTEILEDWEDSVNIGRKREWFKVEDAIKVLQCHKPVHAEYLEKLKLGCSPTNGNSVVPNLPDNNSLYVTSAQTSGLPSTVR; the protein is encoded by the exons GAGAGTAGACTGGTCAAATAAGAACGTCTGGGCAGCTGCACCTCGGAGCAGAACAACCAGAGAAATTCCATCTGAAGTTGCAATAGACACGGGGACCTCCAATGAATTGCATAAG gCTGGAGTAAAGGGAAAACTAGGCAGACTGCTGGGGATATTTGAG AACCAAGACCGGAAGCATAGAACTTACGTATATGTTCTTACGGTGACTGAAATATTGGAAGACTGGGAGGATTCAGTTAATATAG gaaggaaaagagaatgGTTTAAAGTAGAAGATGCTATCAAGGTTCTTCAGTGTCATAAGCCTGTTCATGCGGAATACCTGGAAAAACTGAAACTGGGCTGCTCCCCAACCAATGGGAATTCTGTGGTCCCCAATCTTCCTGATAACAACTCCTTATATGTCACTTCTGCACAGACTTCTGGGTTGCCCTCTACTGTGAGATAA
- the NUDT4 gene encoding diphosphoinositol polyphosphate phosphohydrolase 2 isoform X4 yields MKRRVDWSNKNVWAAAPRSRTTREIPSEVAIDTGTSNELHKAGVKGKLGRLLGIFEQNQDRKHRTYVYVLTVTEILEDWEDSVNIGRKREWFKVEDAIKVLQCHKPVHAEYLEKLKLGCSPTNGNSVVPNLPDNNSLYVTSAQTSGLPSTVR; encoded by the exons GAGAGTAGACTGGTCAAATAAGAACGTCTGGGCAGCTGCACCTCGGAGCAGAACAACCAGAGAAATTCCATCTGAAGTTGCAATAGACACGGGGACCTCCAATGAATTGCATAAG gCTGGAGTAAAGGGAAAACTAGGCAGACTGCTGGGGATATTTGAG CAGAACCAAGACCGGAAGCATAGAACTTACGTATATGTTCTTACGGTGACTGAAATATTGGAAGACTGGGAGGATTCAGTTAATATAG gaaggaaaagagaatgGTTTAAAGTAGAAGATGCTATCAAGGTTCTTCAGTGTCATAAGCCTGTTCATGCGGAATACCTGGAAAAACTGAAACTGGGCTGCTCCCCAACCAATGGGAATTCTGTGGTCCCCAATCTTCCTGATAACAACTCCTTATATGTCACTTCTGCACAGACTTCTGGGTTGCCCTCTACTGTGAGATAA